A window of the Phragmites australis chromosome 20, lpPhrAust1.1, whole genome shotgun sequence genome harbors these coding sequences:
- the LOC133902479 gene encoding uncharacterized protein LOC133902479: MPSDNPELLAPLELQAAAAPPPAAAKSSGKMQKLLRSAFKRGDSPSAGSGEEADQLSRSGSESSSSASSSRPPSGRRARRRGGDGSVDGDRSSRESFDLDGSKNVKLLSALRDAKIGHAFEPFPWEKKMRELLPVPEASCFLSLLLLPKAMDGSTTRYNSLDDTLARADAWLLSSRASGVPIVFMNVQAEALLTKISGEMALSTVNMGSLSDLAGMANASLYGFEDYHGVDIGVVRAVRLWYTPAAGEAALELRLRPGDTRLGFAISRTEEGFIYVSSVAEEGTPGVASARTGLLELYRAARGSSKLLVVSRVGGEKVLPWMVSTTGDVKCFDTVSLSQKLSLHRHALRPITLHFLMWDRKLAAALPRDGDIEKPPPVLLLPSPLMSSEKADEIDSGGEGPGHSSKDSRDSSFRFQNIGLPDSWL, encoded by the exons ATGCCGAGCGACAACCCGGAGCTGCTAGCGCCGCTCGAGCtccaggccgccgccgccccgcctcCGGCGGCGGCCAAGAGCAGCGGCAAGATGCAGAAGCTGCTCCGGTCGGCGTTCAAGCGCGGCGACTCGCCCTCGGCGGGCAGCGGGGAGGAGGCGGACCAGCTGAGCCGGTCGGGGTCCGAGTCGTCGTCCTCGGCGAGCAGCAGCCGCCCGCCGTCGGGGAGGCGGGCCAGGCGGCGCGGCGGGGACGGCTCCGTCGACGGCGACCGGTCCAGCCGCGAGAGCTTCGACCTCGACG GTTCCAAGAACGTCAAGTTGCTGTCTGCGCTGCGCGACGCGAAGATCGGGCACGCATTCGAGCCGTTCCcatgggagaagaagatgagggagCTGCTCCCAGTGCCGGAGGCGAGCTGCTTCCTctccctgctgctgctgcccaaGGCGATGGACGGGTCCACCACGCGGTACAACTCTCTGGACGACACCCTcgcccgcgccgacgcctgGCTCCTGTCGTCGCGGGCCTCCGGTGTGCCCATCGTGTTCATGAACGTGCAAGCGGAGGCTCTGCTGACCAAGATCTCCGGCGAGATGGCGCTTTCGACGGTGAACATGGGGTCGCTGTCTGATCTGGCGGGCATGGCGAACGCGAGCCTGTACGGGTTCGAGGACTACCATGGCGTGGACATCGGCGTGGTGCGCGCGGTGCGGCTGTGGTACAcgccggcggccggcgaggCGGCGCTGGAGCTGCGTCTGCGGCCCGGGGACACGCGGCTGGGCTTCGCCATCAGCCGCACGGAGGAAGGGTTCATCTACGTGTCGTCGGTGGCGGAGGAAGGCACGCCCGGGGTGGCGTCAGCGCGGACGGGTCTCCTGGAGCTGTACCGCGCGGCGCGTGGGTCGTCGAAGCTGCTCGTGGTGTCGCGCGTCGGCGGCGAGAAGGTGCTCCCCTGGATGGTGTCCACCACCGGCGACGTCAAATGCTTCGACACCGTGTCGCTGAGCCAGAAGCTGTCGCTGCACCGCCACGCGCTGCGCCCCATCACGCTGCACTTCCTCATGTGGGACCGCAAACTCGCCGCCGCGCTCCCCAGGGACGGCGACATCGAGAAGCCGCCGCCGGTGCTCTTGCTGCCGTCACCTCTTATGAGCTCAGAGAAGGCCGACGAAATCGACAGCGGCGGCGAGGGACCAGGGCACAGCAGCAAGGACTCGAGGGACTCCTccttcagattccaaaacatcGGCCTACCAGATAGCTGGTTGTGA